The Hippopotamus amphibius kiboko isolate mHipAmp2 chromosome 16, mHipAmp2.hap2, whole genome shotgun sequence genomic interval agccccagccccgcctgAGACTCCTCAAGCAGCCCCCTACACCACTTTCCAAACTCTCTGGCCTGGGTGTCTCGGACCTCACTCTGTGGCTCCCCGTCAGCAGCTCCTCCTCAAGGTTGCGCGCTGGTTCTGTGCTGGATCCTGGGTCCTCTCTCGCAGTGAgcatcctccccccccccgcccctcggcCTCACCTACCACCTTGAGTGAAGATGCTTCAAAGCAGCCCCACTCcaccctccatctctctcctccactcAGACCGACACCCCAGCTGCTTCCTAGCACTCCCCTCCAGGGCCCCACAAAGGCCGTGTGTCCACCCTGGTCCGCTCCTGCCCAGGCTTTCCTGTCCCCTCTCTCCACCCAGGGACACACCCTGCACGCCCCCTTCCCCGCTCCCCCTCGCCCTCACAGAGAGCCAAATGCTATTTTTGGGCTCACCTCCTAAGTCTCTCTCATCCAGCCCCCTGCTCCCGGCCTCCACCACCCTATATTCTTTCTCCTGGCCACTGGCCACCACCTCCTCTCGCTGCCACTCCTGCCTGCCCACCCACACTCCACAGGGATCTCTCTACTTTGCACAtctggccctgcccctcctctACTCCAGATCCTTCCCGACTCCCATTAGCCTTGGGAGAGAGTCCCAGGCCTCCCCCAGGGCTCCAGCCCCACCGGTTCTTCTCTGCTTCACAAACACCCTGGGCTCTCACCTGGGAGCTGACACACCTACTCAGCCCTGAACTCAAACATGCTGTTCCCTTCTCTCCGCCTTGGAATACTAGTTGGAACTTAATTTCTTCAGCAGATGAAGATGTCACAATGTGAGCTCAGGGTGGGGGAAGTAGGCTCCCCCTTTTCTCTGCCCCCACGGCCCCTGCCCCGCCCTCTGAATCACCCTCACCTGCTCAGTGCCCATGGCCCTCTCAGCATCCTGTGCGTGACTCATCACCATggcctccccagtgcctggaacaggaCTGGACAGAACACAGGCACTCAATGGGTAtctgttgcatgaatgaatgaatttattaatCAGTGCATGGATGGATTGCTGTGTAGGTGGCTTTGGTGGCTGGGAGGGGTGAAGGGAGATTCTACATAAGCTGTAGCCAGTGCCTGCCTATGGCAGCGATGGCCGGAGGGAGAAGGCCCTGTCACCTCCAGCAGGCTGGGTCCTGATTTTCATGGCCTGGCAGTGAGGTGCGTGCATGGCGGAGGCCTGCAGAAGAGGTAACGCTGAGAGGGCAGCTCTGCCCACTTCTAATTATTGCTTGAGTCTTTCTGGCAATGCCAGCTGCCTGCCCTGGAGAGTTTGGTCTCATCCATCACAGTGTGAGCTCAGGGTGGGGCTGCTGCCATTGCCAGTGGGGAAGACAAGAGGAGGTTCCCAGGGGCCTTTGGGTCTTGGAGAGCAGAGGCAGCCTCAGGCTTGAACCATTCTCAGCTCCTGTCCTTCCTGTCCCCAGGGCAGCTGAATGGTGTCCCCCGCCATGAGGATCACATCAAGAAGCCTCCAGCGTGGCCAAGGAGCAAGCCAGCTGAAGGAGGGTCCAAAGCAACCCCAGGCAGGGAGCCTTGGATGGTTTGGTGTCTGTTGACATGGAAGCCCTTGGGAAGATGGTGCCCCAGTGGCCGGCTGCGCAGGTAGGCAGCTCAGGCCCGGAAAGAGGCCTTGACCACACGGCCCTTCAGTGGCTGTGGTGGCCGGAAGTTGTTCACCATGTGGATCCTCTCATCATCCTCTGAGGTGAAAAGCAGGCTCCGGAATTTCTCCATCTTAAGGCAGAAGAGATACTCAGGGCAGAATGGGGTGCTGTGGTCCTCTCTGATCCCAGACACGTCATCTGGCATACCCTGCCCAGCCAGCTCTGCCCCTCTCTCCTCTTGCCCCTAGGGCTTGTCCCTACTTCTCCCCACTCATTTCCTCTGTGGGATCCCAACCTCAGTTACTTACTCACTAAAGAGCCTCTAAACCTGGACCGTGATCCACCTAGTTGCAGTTCCTGTCTAGCTAAGAATCACCAGCAAATGCAGCATTCAGATACTAGCACACCAGGGGTGGTCCCAGGATCCAGGGATCTCCCCTTCTAGTCTGTGTCCAGGTCCTAATAACTAACAACCTAGCTGACTCCCACTCAAGAATCTAAACATTTATTACCAAAAAATGGGAGCCTTGATGGTGGGACCAGGCTTGGGCTGCTGCTCGGGAGAGTCACACTGCCTGGGTGTGCCTGAGGGTTGCATCCCTCCCTCTGGTACACTGGGAGGACTCACCTGCCTCTCAGAGATGCTGATGGGCTCCCGGAGCACAATCCAGATGACACTCTCACTCAGTGGAGGTGTTGTCAGGGAGCCGGGGTAGGTCCAATAGTGCCGGCTAGCAGGCAGGAGGCACTTGGGGTTGAAGCAGCTGAACTGGGCCTTGGTGCCCTGAGGCAGAGTGGGGGACCCAGGCATCAGCATAGACCTCCCACCAGGATGAGACCAGCACCCTCCCCCCCATCTACGTCAATAGGATTTAGGCTTCCCCTTAGCCCATTGATGCAAACTGTGGGCAAATGTCTGTAATCCCAGAAGCTACTTCCCAGCCTGGCCGGCTCTCTCCACCCATTGCCTTGCATGTAAAAGCTGTGGTTCCTAAAGCTCTGTGGGCATCATGTTCTCTCCCTTGCCTTCAACAGACCTTAGCGGCACTGCTGGTCAGAGGACCATTCATGTGACAAGCACCTTGGCAACCCTGTGCCCACCAGCCTGCATGCTGGGCACGCAGTGGGGCCACGGACCCTGACGACAAGGAGCCAGAGGCAGGCACCACAGGTGCTGACCCTGCACCCTTCCTGCTCTAACCTCTGCCAGGGTGTGCTGCCAGGATGGAGGAGTGGATGGGCCCACTCCATGACCtagcctcttcctccctccccaccaggctGCTCTGGATCAAGGGCATGGACCCCTGGTCTCACCTTAAACCGAACCATGTAGAGGGCATCTGTCAGACGGTTCATGCTGGGGTGCTCCTCCCCCGTCTGTCAGGGAGAAGGTAGTATGAGCCCAGCACTCACTGTCTTCTGCAACTAGGGGTGGTACCAGGCCTCCCATGGCCTTCTGGGCCCCAGGTAACCCTCTCACCTCCAGGAAGACACCGACCACAGCCAGGCCATCAGGTGCTGAGGCTGCCTCCCCAAAAGTGCTGTACTTCTTGGCGTTCCAATGAACCAGGTGAAGCTACAGGGGCAACAACAGGCCAGGCCAGGGCTTAGTGCCTCACAGGGCCCATGGGGGCTCAGAGCcaggcttccttccctcccaccagaCTCCTGGCCCCTCTGCAGGAGGGGCTCCTCTGGGAGCCACGGGCCACGGATAGCATTTACCCTGTTCTAGGCCCAACCCCTTCCTGAGCCCTAAGGGACCAAAGAGCTCAGGGCCTGCCCTCCGTGAACTGTGAAATAGATCATGACCATCCAGTGTGACACCTCCCTGAGGAAGTGAGGCCTGCAGTTGAGTCCAAAGATTAAGAAGGGGGGTGTCAGCTGGAACTCTTGGGGAAAGGTATTCCAGGCAGGGAACAGCACAGGCCAAAGCCTGAAGGTATGAAAGAGCCAGGTGTGGCAGGGGATTTGTCACGTGCAGGTCAGTATGGGAAGAAGTCAAGGGGAGATGAGGCCAGGCAAGGCCAGCTCATGCAGGGCTTGAATGCCAGGCTTAATCCTTGAAGGGCTGTTAGCAAGGCTGTGGTGGGACTGCATTTGTCCTTCAGAAAATTCCTTCTGGGCACACAGATCGGGACAATAGTGTGCAGAGTTCAGGTGGAAGACCCTGTGCTGGGGATGAGTGAAGGGTATCTCTGCCAAAGGCCCCTGGGTGACTTCACTCTCTCCAATGCCCCACACCAGGCACCTGCTAAGCCCCTGACTGGTCCGGTCCCCCACGCCTTCCCCAAGTAGTAAAGGGATTCAGGTAGAGGAAGGTCTTACCTCGCTGGGGAATGACTTGCCGTCCACTGTGTGCTCTGAGCCCTCACTGTGCTTCTTGCCCCAGTGGAAATGGAACTGCTTGAGCCGGTAGGGCCCATCCAGGGGGCCCCCAGTCACCACTGCGGGGAGAAGGGGTGTGTGTAGCAGCCGCTGTGAGAGAGCCCACACTGCCAGCATCAGGGCAGTGCGCAGGAGGGGGATTAACTTCTCATTTGCAACATTCCTCGGGCTAAGTAGATTTGGATCAGTCCCCATCCAGTTCCCTATGTCCTTAGCTGGGCCAGGGCAGAAATCCTGGAGGCCTGTAGGTGACAGAAGAGTCTGGTACTGATtgggtatatctctccatctggcCATCCTCCCTGCTCTCGCCCAATTTCGAGTGGAAGCTGGGACTCTGCCTCTCAGGCCCCGATTATCACTCACAATAGACCGCCCATGTCTGGAGCCCTGACCTAGAGCTTGGTCAGAAGGATTCTTTTCTTTAGTCCTCATAGTAACTCATGAAGGACAAaacctgttattatttttattgtataaaggaggaaccgaggcacagagagggcaaggcatttgctcaaggtcacagagcaaggcAGTGAGCTAGGACATAAGCCTGTATCTACTTCATGTAAGTCCAGAGCCCAAGGCCCTAATCACCAGGCTGTGTTGCCTCCCCAGAACCTGGAGGATCCCCAGATCTGATGTCCAGGGGTCACCTCCTGAGGGTCGCCACTCTAATGGTCAGGCCCAGGTACCTCCAATGTCCGTCCTTCATGGCCTCTTTGGCAGGCCCCACTTATGCTGGTTTTGTGACTTTCCCACTGTGATACGTGGTGAGCTGGGGCCACTCACAAGGCCTCCTGGGACTGATTGAATTTCCAGCTGAAAGAGATCTGGCAGTGAAGGCAGCCCCAGCCAGGCCTGAATGTGAGCTCCTGGATCAGGTGACGGCCCTGGGTTCAGAGTTCCACGAGGCCCCTCCAGGACCTAGTGACCAGGGCAGGGCCTTGCCCCCTGTGGGTCCCTCAAGGCGGAGGATGGGACAGCCCAGAGGCCCCTTATTGCTCTCCTGCCTCATCTGAGAAGCAGGGCCTGTCCATGGcgatgctgggtgggtgactgagCCTGGGGGGGGGATGACTGAGGGCCTGGGCCCAATCAGGCTGCCCCATCCTGGGGAGGCAGGAGTAGCCAGCCCTGCAGGCTGAGCTCCCTGATAGGGGCTGTGAGGGCCCCCTCTCCTGAGCACGACCCACCTGGGCATCCACAGTGCAGTCTCTTAGAGAGTGAACTCCCTCCCTAACCCTTGAGCTTTGCTGCCTtagcctcctccctccatcctgaCCATGGAACACACTGCCATTCACTGTGTACTTACTATGTGTTCAGCACTCTGCAGATGTCAGTCCCCACAGTGACCTACAGGGGGACACATTGTTACCCCCTTGGCCAGATGTGGGACTGAGGCTCGGAAAGGTAGGTatcctgcccaaggtcacagagctggggaGTGGCAGAGCCCCAACTGTCTCACTCCTAAGCCTACTTTCTTTCCACTGGTCCCCTACCCCTCAGGCCTGGGCAttctggtgggggagggaaccCCAACCAGGCTGGAAAGTGAGCCCCTGGATCAGTGGTCCAGAGGAATGCTCCCTCGGGCTTTCCCCTGCCAAGAGTGGCCTTCACTGAGCTATTGATATCTGAATTGAGCCCTCAGTGCCCTCTGAAGGCTGTTTAGAAGATCCAACTATTTGAAAACTGCTCCTTTGTAAACTGTGATCTAAGGTCATCAAGGGCCCCATGTCCCTCCCCAAAGTTCTGGGTGAGAGGCTTTTCATAGAATTCAGTACCAAGAATGCTGTGTCTCTCTTCTGAGGATTTGTTGGATTTCCTACCTTCTGCAACAAGAACTGTAACTTATCATTTCCCCCTTTTTGCCTAGCCTACCAGGGAACTCAGGGTTAAGCAACTAAGGTCATTCCTAGCTGGCTTTCCTCctctttgccttttgattttctatttgaaaCTTAAATTTCCCTGAGTGCTTTCATTGTGTGtatagggggtgggggggaggtgacaGAGGGGCAGAGTACTGGTCACTTCCTTACATAAGAAACTTTAGCAGGTTCCCTCCTTGCCACCCCTCACAGGCCTGGTCATAATGACAAAATCCCTTTACTACGGAGCACTCTCAAGGCTACTAAGAATTGATCATGAAGGAACCCAAACTCTAATTCCAGGGCAAAGAGATCTTGGAAGGAGCTGCCACAAGTTCCCATTGGCCTCTCTTTGGTCCAGGATGGTTGGGATCTTGAGGTTGTAGGTGGGTTGGAGAAAAGACCTTTGGAGTGGGACCAGGCTGGTTCTGACTCTTCCCAGCTCAGTGAGTCTCTACTTGCCCATCTTAGAGGTAGGTtcttgagagaaataaaagaactgCCTGTGACCTTAGCAAGGAGCCTGGCACGCAGAACATTTTAGCTCCATTCTCTCTCTGCTGGGCTTGGCTAGATCACACAGAGAGGAGGGTTTGGCCTTAGGCCACACAGCAGGTTAGTGATGGGGCAGGGAGTGAAAACAAACCCTACCTAAAGcgctaaatgaaagaaaagaaaagaattagcaTTTCTTGAGCATTTGCTATATGCCAGCACTACAAACATcactttagtttttcttttctcctctctatgACCCTAGGGAGGAAAATAGGGTCTTAATGCTCCCATTGTATGAgtcaggagactgaggctcagccTGAGGCTTCAGAGCTGGTGAGAAGTGGAGCCTTCCTTTGCCACAACTGCCCCTCCTGAGGCCTGCCCAAAACAAGTTGGGATCCCAAGGGGAAGGGTACCAGGGTCTGGCAGGGCCACTTACCAGTTCGGTCATCGCTGTCACGGAAGTCCACTTGGACAGAGTGGCCATTGTTGGCGATGCTAAGGGATGTGCAGGACTCATAGGAAAGCTCCAGTGGCTTCAGGCTGGGCGAGTACACAGCCTGGCTGGATACGATATTGATTGGTGATTGGCGGTCTCCCTGGGCAATGGGATACAGCTTGTGCCAGTGTGAGGGGCCTGCAGACAGGGAGAGGGCAAGGACTCAGGCCAGCCCGAATCTCTGGGCTGTAGACTGAGGGCACCTGTGGGAGATGGTCTCTGTGCTATCCCTTCAGAGGTTCGCCCCCACTTTGGAGCTGCGCAGTCTGGAGctccaatcccagctctgccacttcccctgtcagcctccatttccttgtctgtgaaatggcCTCACTAAAACTCTCCACGCAGAGCTGacaggaggcccagagaggcaatGCACACAAGGGAGCACAAAAAAGCTACAGGCTCAGGGGCAGTTTGGGGTAGTGGGTCCTCCCTGACACCCAGTATATGCTTAGAGAGGTCCCCAGCCTCCCAGACTCCCTGATCTGACCCTACCAGGTATCTGGCCTCTTCCTGCACCTTGGCCAAGTTGGAGTTGGTGTTTGTGATAACCTTAACAAAAGCTCACATCAGCCTTGCTTTGGCTCTGTGACATGCATTTGCTCCTCATACCAGCCTCGTGAAGCAGAAATGAGTgtgatccccatttcacagatgagggaattGAGGGCACTCgagcatgtgtgcacacacatttgGGCGCTAGTATAAACATACTGTGTGTGCATGCGTTGCCCCCAGCTGCCCTCCCCAGGCACGTGCAGGTCCAGGGAGATTTtcacgtgcgcacacacatgtgcacagtgCCCTGAGCTCACAGCACCCAGTGGTCAGGCACAGTAACACATGTGTAcaaacacagccctgccaactATCTCTGACACACATATACACCCTCACACACAGCCACCCCCTGTTGCAAACCCAAGTCTGCACTAAGAGACTACAGCAAAACACATGCtagtgcacacatacacacacacacctgcgtGCACACCCACGAGCACCCACCACCTGCCTCCCAGAGACTCCATCTGCAGCCGAGAGGCTCGGCATCTCCCTGGGGAACATCCTGAGATGCAGCCTATTTTTAGAGCTATTGCCGGCTGGTGCTTCTCCCCGTTTTTGGCTTCTTAAGTTTTCGTGAGAAAACAGCAGCAGGTGCCGACAGAGCTGTGTCCCCAGTGGATGACTCAGAATCGTGGCCCAGACCCACTGGGTTATTTTTGAAGTCCTGTGAGCATGCCGCATGCCGGCACCTCCAtcctctgtctttccctctttCATTGCCCCTAGGCTGCATGACCCAGGACTGGGTGAGGGGCAGCAGCTTCAGACTGGCTGGCTACCAGGCAGGCCTAATGGGATACTGGACACTCAGGGCTGGTGGGCAGGACCAGCAAGAAGGCTGGAGTCAGGGGGAAGCATCCTGAAGCTGGCTGGGAGCAGGTGCTGGGGGAAGAGGATCTTCTATGGGTCGTGTTAACCTGCCCCTCCTCTGTCCCTCTCTACATCTCCGCTGATCTCTGTTGCCTTTTCTGAAAGTCTCTTTCTAGCTTTTGCATGTCCAGATTTGGGGTTCTCCCCTCCAAAATATTCTCCTGTGTGCTTGGGGTCCCAGAGGGGGCCAGAGACACCACAGTACCTCCCTAAATCCTTCTGGCCCATTGTAACCTCCTCAACCCCAGACTTTGTAGCCTAGGACCCCCACCCATCCTTACAGAGTGCCTGTCTCCCCACAGATGAGTGGGGATGGGGGTGTTCCTCCCACCAGCActtccccttctctccacccccGCGTGCCTCGCCTGGGTTTCCTCCTGGTAGCCCGGATCTTGGTTCCTCATCGCTCACCTCGGGGAAAGCAAGAAACTCTTATCCCATATCCCCACCCCAGCTTGGTAAGAAACAGCCCCAGACCCACACTCAAGCCGTCTGGCTCTCACCGCCtgcctcttctcctttcctctgcatcttaagaaaactgaggcaggatCAAGGAGCTATTCTCCTGGTCAGACCAGGAGGCTGGTGTGGGCCACGGGCTCCCACGCCTCACACCAGGACGTGCTCAGAAACACCCTGCCGGAGGCAGACACCCAGACGCATCCGTGCGCCCCCAAATGCTCCCTTCCTTCGCATACCTGCCGACTTGAAAGCTCGGACACTTCGACGGGGAAACTCTCTGCCGGGGACACTGTGCCCTTGCCCACACGGAGCCCAGCTCCCTAGAGGTCCCcgcacacacgcgtgcgcgctcCCCGCACAGACACCGCGCACCGCGCTCAGCCCGGACCGCCCCCCGCTGCGCTGGGCTACCGTCACCCGCTGCGCACTCCGAGGATAAGTGAGTGCGTGTCCGGGCCCGGGTCCGAGCGAGCCGGGCCGTCAAGGGGCTGCGCGGAGGAGGCGGCAGGACGCGCTCGGCCGCGGGGTGGCTCGCTGGCAGCGGGGTCGGCCGGGGTGCAGCGCTGACTTCGCGCCAGGTGCGAGGGAGCCAGGGCTCGGGTCCGGCGGGCGGGCCGGGTTCTGGGGGCTGGATGGGAGAGGGGTCCCGGTCCGGCCTAAAGGATAGGGGGCTTGCGAGTCCTGC includes:
- the CA7 gene encoding carbonic anhydrase 7, coding for MTGHHGWGYGQNDGPSHWHKLYPIAQGDRQSPINIVSSQAVYSPSLKPLELSYESCTSLSIANNGHSVQVDFRDSDDRTVVTGGPLDGPYRLKQFHFHWGKKHSEGSEHTVDGKSFPSELHLVHWNAKKYSTFGEAASAPDGLAVVGVFLETGEEHPSMNRLTDALYMVRFKGTKAQFSCFNPKCLLPASRHYWTYPGSLTTPPLSESVIWIVLREPISISERQMEKFRSLLFTSEDDERIHMVNNFRPPQPLKGRVVKASFRA